A single genomic interval of Melanotaenia boesemani isolate fMelBoe1 chromosome 4, fMelBoe1.pri, whole genome shotgun sequence harbors:
- the LOC121638314 gene encoding galectin-2-like, protein MKIYELGFKEGQELKISIKLSDDCTTFAVNIGLDSDNIALHFNPRFDYLGYTNTIVCNSLSGESWGEEQHEEKFPFSCGEECKLNFSFSNEMFNITLPDGSMMNFPNRPGELKFEYLNIYGAEVKGLEMV, encoded by the exons ATG AAAATTTATGAATTGGGATTCAAGGAGGGGCAGGAGTTGAAGATCTCCATCAAGCTcagtgatgactgcactac CTTTGCTGTCAACATTGGCCTTGATTCTGACAACATCGCGTTGCACTTCAACCCTCGCTTTGACTACTTAGGATACACCAACACCATTGTGTGCAACTCCTTGTCCGGGGAATCCTGGGGTGAGGAGCAACATGAGGAAAAATTTCCCTTCTCATGTGGGGAGGAATGCAAG TTGAACTTCAGCTTCAGCAATGAGATGTTTAACATCACACTTCCTGATGGAAGCATGATGAACTTCCCCAATCGTCCGGGAGAGCTTAAGTTTGAATACTTAAACATCTATGGTGCAGAGGTCAAAGGACTCGAGATGGTGTAG
- the LOC121638311 gene encoding galectin-2-like → MKIYELGFKEGQELKISIKLSKDCTTFVVNIGHDSDNIALHFNPRFDYNPDDAGCRNIIACNSMSGGSWEEEQREENFAFSRGEECKLNFSFNNEEFHITLPDGSMMKFPNRPGELKYEYLNVSGAEFKGLEMV, encoded by the exons ATG AAAATTTATGAATTGGGATTCAAGGAGGGGCAGGAGTTGAAGATCTCCATCAAGCTCAGCAAGGACTGCACTAC ctttgttgTCAACATTGGCCACGATTCTGACAACATTGCGTTGCACTTCAACCCTCGCTTTGACTACAACCCTGACGATGCAGGATGCCGCAACATCATTGCCTGCAACTCTATGTCCGGGGGATCCTGGGAAGAGGAGCAACGTGAGGAAAATTTTGCCTTCTCACGTGGGGAGGAATGCAAG TTGAACTTCAGCTTCAACAATGAGGAATTTCACATCACACTTCCTGATGGAAGCATGATGAAATTCCCCAATCGTCCGGGAGAGCTTAAGTATGAATACTTAAACGTCAGTGGTGCAGAGTTCAAAGGACTCGAGATGGTGTAG